Proteins from one Salvia hispanica cultivar TCC Black 2014 unplaced genomic scaffold, UniMelb_Shisp_WGS_1.0 HiC_scaffold_434, whole genome shotgun sequence genomic window:
- the LOC125199253 gene encoding protein SKIP34-like, which produces MCYGNDRPPTRDDRFETPPPQENEDRVMAVENLRDRLAETEARLERARAREAELSCCLDEMRKFVRVMEILESYLRRQYAEQQDRLARLYSSSSSSLLVPSK; this is translated from the coding sequence ATGTGCTACGGCAACGACCGGCCGCCGACGAGAGATGACCGTTTCGAGACGCCGCCGCCGCAGGAGAACGAAGACAGGGTGATGGCGGTGGAGAATCTGAGGGATCGGCTGGCGGAGACGGAAGCACGGCTGGAGCGAGCTAGGGCACGGGAAGCTGAGCTCAGCTGCTGCCTCGATGAGATGAGAAAGTTCGTCCGCGTTATGGAGATCCTCGAATCCTACCTCCGCCGCCAGTACGCCGAACAGCAAGATCGCCTCGCGCGCTTatactcttcttcttcttcttcgcttTTGGTACCCTCAAAATAG